Proteins encoded within one genomic window of Cydia pomonella isolate Wapato2018A chromosome 12, ilCydPomo1, whole genome shotgun sequence:
- the LOC133523730 gene encoding uncharacterized protein LOC133523730: MDTSNFCVQSQRTAVSQIINPSNNKISKHKCRLVLDCGSQRSYITVRAASRLQLLPDNEDRLLVFTFGETTPKEMPSPSVDIVLETKRGTQKQVRVNIVPHITEKLPIARFDHSMVDLAADDDSIGENVDLLIGNDYYEGFRRQGKIQLEENLYLIDTDFGWLYSGDDNCNHADIPENTLTVTTYCHCHNSSCPYFTEPDLPLRNIDIKFLWSLECIGINDSPKATRQDEAVKHFNETIQYNKGRYEVTWPWIEYPPQLPVNFGMALGRLKSLVNRLDSATLQEYDDILKEQLDGNIIEIVEPHGNDTEHPVHYLAHHIVKNEGKRGRIVYDASMRGMGKKSLNECLYSGPSMLEDLIALLLKFRTKKIGVVADVEKAFLQVGLQEKDRDVTRFLWIKDITKDLTEDNMLYLRFCRVPFGIISSPFLLTATIRYHMSQTDGSLLKDIANNCYVDNLVTGANSVKEAQEIYEKTRETFGQISMNIRDWLSNNKEFLDLIPSEQQAKHENTVKILGLSWDVKKDTLKLKITDQHFDKDAPANTKRKVLRTLARIYDPCGFICPLTLPMKTLFRSICEQKHKWDTNLPEDLVQSTQEILDEIKMNLHLELPRCVTNVDPGLETTYMLNCFSDASKAGYAAVIYLTTKSNEGTSVSFLMGKSRIAKGEDTSELHIPKLELLGLLIASRLLKYVRENLSLPISKEMLWTDSLVVHGWMRSDKLLPPFVSNRVEEIRKNQMQAELYYINTKMNPADVATRPDRWSQSKELWFNGPEFLRQDETMWPTNRYYMNHMTVLSVGEGLDHSEHRSVPETNCGPGNELETVEANDNQQMEVDDQIDQSVSNNTCDDIPEIDSVQDTSSLNSADSTIVEIKKLQKLHFGSEIAGKVTHLTRNLGLFLDVDGVLRCQGRMVNTTWNYDMKHPILLPRDSEFTNKIIKETHENNYHVGTTHTLSLIREKYWIPQGKRQVERVVSRCQRCIKHGGGPYRLPTAPDLPTERVNYSTPFTYCGVDYFGPLYVNTQTGKQKRWVALFTCLAVRAIHLEIVNDLTAEECLLALRRFAATRNTPQRLYSDNATCFKLTSEVVSKPYCIERGIEWRFIPQLAPWHGGFYERLIGVVKHSLKRTLEKHLLGDSKLLTVLKEVEAVVNSRPLTKIGTEVIHILRPADFLSLGKCLTLTPATNSVCTVDSSKIQVNLIESWKRGLIILEEFKKIFMAEYLTSLRERYQNSPKQPRIVSDCEPKLGDIVQIKSDLRNRELWKVGKIAELIRSADGKHRVAKVKVGDSIMTRSIGHLYPLETETDGSPRTVATEEEQAATPLDTPIEYLDLDAVPSGGDGIRPPQTNPIPENQDETVATEEVMPIQESMMNTEASRSEEATCNPDGMLPETRTRRDAAIRARAKILEWTRHLLTLLQ; the protein is encoded by the exons ATGGACACCTCCAACTTCTGTGTCCAAAGCCAAAGG ACAGCGGTGTCGCAAATCATCAACCCAAGCAACAACAAAATAAGCAAGCATAAGTGCAGACTTGTTTTGGACTGTGGCTCACAGAGAAGTTATATAACAGTACGGGCTGCTTCCAGACTACAGCTATTACCAGATAATGAAGACCGACTCTTAGTGTTCACGTTTGGAGAAACCACTCCAAAGGAAATGCCAAGCCCTTCAGTAGACATAGTGCTAGAAACCAAACGTGGCACCCAGAAACAAGTAAGAGTAAATATCGTTCCACATATTACAGAGAAGTTACCAATAGCTAGGTTTGATCACTCAATGGTTGATCTAGCAGCCGATGACGATTCTATTGGGGAAAATGTGGATCTCTTAATAGGGAACGATTATTATGAAGGCTTCAGACGTCAAGGGAAGATACAACTTGAGGAAAATTTGTATTTGATAGATACAGACTTTGGCTGGTTGTACTCTGGAGATGATAACTGCAACCATGCTGACATCCCAGAAAATACTTTAACTGTGACCACTTACTGCCACTGTCACAATTCAAGCTGCCCTTATTTCACCGAACCGGACTTACCCCTCAGAAATATTGACATAAAATTTCTATGGTCTCTTGAGTGTATTGGTATAAATGACTCTCCCAAGGCTACTAGACAGGATGAGGCTGTAAAACACTTCAATGAGACTATACAATACAACAAGGGCCGTTATGAAGTAACGTGGCCATGGATTGAATATCCACCCCAGCTTCCTGTCAATTTCGGCATGGCGTTAGGGAGACTGAAGAGCTTGGTCAATAGATTGGATTCGGCAACGCTACAAGAATATGATGATATTCTGAAGGAGCAACTAGACGGAAATATCATTGAAATAGTTGAACCACACGGGAATGACACCGAGCACCCTGTGCACTACCTTGCTCATCACATCGTAAAAAATGAAGGAAAACGTGGAAGGATTGTTTACGATGCTTCAATGAGAGGAATGGGCAAGAAAAGCTTGAACGAATGTCTATACAGTGGGCCCTCTATGCTTGAGGACCTCATAGCCCTTCTTCTGAAGTTTAGGACAAAGAAAATAGGAGTCGTGGCTGACGTAGAGAAAGCATTCTTGCAGGTAGGACTTCAAGAGAAGGACCGTGATGTGACAAGGTTTCTGTGGATTAAAGATATCACGAAGGACCTAACGGAAGACAATATGTTATATCTTCGGTTTTGCCGAGTCCCATTTGGCATTATTTCAAGTCCTTTTCTCCTGACAGCGACCATTAGATATCACATGTCACAGACAGATGGAAGCTTACTGAAGGATATAGCAAACAACTGTTATGTAGACAATCTAGTAACTGGAGCAAACTCTGTGAAAGAAGCACaagaaatttatgaaaaaacgAGAGAAACCTTTGGGCAAATATCTATGAACATAAGAGATTGGTTGTCAAATAATAAGGAATTTCTTGACCTTATACCTTCAGAGCAGCAAGCAAAACAtgaaaatacagtaaaaattcTTGGATTGTCATGGGATGTGAAGAAGGACACGTTGAAATTGAAAATTACTGATCAACACTTTGACAAAGATGCTCCAGCCAATACTAAGAGGAAAGTACTTCGTACGTTAGCCCGAATCTATGACCCGTGTGGATTCATTTGTCCGTTAACCCTACCAATGAAGACTTTGTTTCGGAGCATCTGTGAGCAAAAACATAAATGGGACACCAACCTACCAGAAGACCTGGTGCAGTCTACGCAAGAAATATTGGATGAGATAAAAATGAATTTACACCTAGAATTGCCAAGATGTGTGACAAATGTTGATCCAGGTTTAGAGACAACATACATGTTAAATTGTTTTTCTGATGCCTCAAAGGCGGGATATGCTGCTGTCATTTATCTGACAACAAAGAGTAACGAAGGCACATCAGTCTCGTTCTTAATGGGAAAGTCGAGGATAGCCAAAGGTGAAGATACAAGCGAACTTCATATACCGAAATTAGAGCTACTGGGTTTACTCATAGCAAGTAGACTCTTAAAATATGTAAGGGAGAACCTATCTCTTCCAATAAGCAAAGAAATGTTGTGGACCGATAGTTTAGTCGTACATGGATGGATGCGGTCAGACAAACTGTTACCACCCTTTGTATCAAACAGAGTTGAAGAGATCAGAAAAAACCAAATGCAAGCAGAGTTATACTATATTAACACTAAGATGAATCCAGCTGATGTTGCCACAAGACCTGACAGATGGAGCCAATCCAAAGAACTTTGGTTCAATGGCCCCGAATTTTTAAGACAGGATGAAACAATGTGGCCTACAAATAGGTACTATATGAACCATATGACAGTCCTTTCTGTTGGGGAGGGCCTGGACCACAGTGAACACAGGAGCGTCCCAGAAACGAATTGTGGTCCAGGGAATGAACTAGAAACTGTTGAAGCGAATGACAACCAGCAGATGGAAGTTGATGACCAAATTGACCAGTCTGTGAGCAATAATACATGTGATGATATACCAGAGATTGACTCAGTACAGGACACATCTTCATTGAACTCAGCAGATAGTACTATAGTAGAGATAAAGAAACTACAAAAACTTCATTTCGGCAGCGAGATTGCAGGAAAGGTGACACATCTGACTAGAAATCTTGGGTTGTTTCTAGATGTGGATGGTGTACTGAGATGCCAGGGACGAATGGTAAACACTACATGGAATTATGATATGAAACATCCTATATTGCTTCCCAGAGATAgcgaatttacaaataagataatCAAGGAAACGCATGAAAATAATTACCATGTTGGCACTACACATACTCTTAGCCTCATTAGAGAGAAGTACTGGATACCACAAGGTAAACGTCAGGTGGAACGAGTGGTCTCAAGATGTCAACGGTGCATCAAACACGGCGGTGGTCCTTATCGCTTGCCAACTGCGCCCGATCTACCTACCGAAAGAGTGAACTATAGCACACCATTCACGTACTGCGGAGTAGATTATTTCGGACCGCTTTATGTCAACACGCAAACTGGCAAGCAGAAGAGGTGGGTTGCCCTATTCACTTGCTTGGCTGTTCGAGCCATTCATCTTGAGATTGTTAACGACTTGACAGCAGAAGAATGTCTCTTAGCACTTAGAAGATTTGCTGCCACTAGAAACACTCCACAACGATTGTATTCAGACAATGCCACATGTTTCAAACTAACGTCGGAAGTCGTCAGTAAGCCGTACTGCATTGAAAGAGGAATTGAATGGCGATTTATACCTCAGCTGGCTCCGTGGCATGGTGGATTTTACGAACGACTGATAGGTGTAGTGAAGCATTCTCTAAAGCGCACTCTCGAAAAGCACCTTCTTGGAGATAGCAAGCTGTTAACAGTGCTAAAGGAGGTAGAAGCTGTAGTCAACTCAAGACCACTTACTAAAATTGGAACCGAAGTGATCCACATATTAAGACCAGCTGATTTCCTAAGTCTGGGAAAATGCTTAACCTTGACTCCGGCAACGAATAGTGTCTGTACGGTGGACAGTTCAAAAATTCAAGTTAACCTAATAGAGAGCTGGAAAAGGGGCTTGATAATCCTAGAggaatttaagaaaatattcatGGCAGAGTACTTGACGAGTTTGAGGGAGAGATACCAAAACTCTCCTAAACAACCAAGAATTGTGTCTGATTGCGAACCTAAACTGGGAGATATTGTTCAAATAAAATCGGATCTAAGAAACCGCGAGTTGTGGAAAGTCGGAAAGATAGCAGAGCTAATAAGGAGTGCAGATGGTAAACACAGGGTTGCTAAAGTTAAAGTAGGAGACTCTATTATGACTCGATCTATAGGTCATCTCTACCCATTGGAGACTGAAACAGATGGCTCTCCGCGAACGGTAGCGACAGAGGAGGAACAAGCTGCAACACCTCTAGACACGCCGATAGAGTATTTGGATCTGGATGCTGTCCCAAGTGGAGGCGATGGCATACGGCCTCCCCAAACAAATCCAATACCTGAGAATCAAGACGAGACAGTTGCTACTGAGGAAGTAATGCCTATACAAGAATCTATGATGAACACTGAAGCATCAAGATCGGAGGAAGCCACTTGCAATCCTGACGGTATGCTACCGGAAACTAGGACTAGGAGAGACGCCGCTATTCGTGCCAGAGCGAAAATCTTGGAGTGGACACGTCATCTGCTCACACTACTGCAATAG